In Juglans regia cultivar Chandler chromosome 5, Walnut 2.0, whole genome shotgun sequence, the following are encoded in one genomic region:
- the LOC108992425 gene encoding uncharacterized protein LOC108992425 — MPNFDELLDNAKKPLYPTCTEFSKLSFIVKLLHIKAVGGWTVKSFDMVVKLLQAAFPEAQFPASYNEDHADKDECPKCNASRWASSTTNQKRIPQKVLRYFPLKPRLQMSKKTAQAMRWHVEERVDDPNFMRHPADSRVWKDFDNKYDWFAQDPRNVRLGLASDGFNPFNNMSKPYSIWPVLLVPYNLPPWSCMKDPYLMMSLLILEPKAPGNDIDVFLRPLIHELTELWEEGIRTYDAYKRESFQLRAALLWTIIDFPANANLSGWSTKGKMACPTCNLETDSLWLVHGRNIVIWVIVGGWCQIIVGEGKKILLMLSYWLDLGLRYNLDVMHIEKNICDSILGTLMNMEGKSKDTANARRDLEDLGLRKELHLQHNGNHTSMSLACYMLNVTERRSFFARLSEVKFPDGFASNIAWCVNITEGKIMGMKSHDCHIFMQYLLPVVIGGYLRPNIRGALIEFCSFFKELCSRTLDIIVLQRLQANVPIILCKLEMIFPPAFFDIMVHLAIHLPDEALLAGHVQYRWMYPFERYLGKFKRYVRNRARPEGSIAKAYVHVECLTFFSMYLNDIETRYNREEWNIDLVGQTSQVPSLFVFSQKIAELHAKTPPEVTDDIYALACGPDPLIASYVGCIMNGIQFHTKDLEGHRRSQNNGVVVHAHHEGLPIDFYGVL, encoded by the exons ATGCCTAATTTCGACGAGTTACTAGACAATGCAAAAAAGCCACTTTATCCAACCTGCACAGAGTTCTCAAAGCTATCATTCATAGTCAAGTTGCTTCACATAAAGGCAGTTGGTGGTTGGACTGTGAAGTCGTTTGATATGGTTGTAAAGCTTTTGCAAGCAGCATTTCCTGAGGCTCAGTTCCCTGCCTCATATAACGAG GATCATGCTGATAAAGATGAGTGCCCTAAATGTAATGCATCTAGGTGGGCCTCAAGCACAACTAACCAAAAGAGGATACCCCAAAAAGTCCTCCGctattttcctttgaagccacGGTTGCAAATGTCAAAGAAGACTGCCCAAGCCATGAGATGGCATGTAGAAGAGCGTGTTGATGATCCCAACTTCATGAGACATCCAGCTGATTCTAGGGTATGGAAAGACTTCGATAACAAATATGATTGGTTTGCCCAAGATCCTCGTAATGTCAGACTTGGTCTAGCAAGTGATGGGTTCAACCCATTCAATAACATGAGCAAACCGTACAGCATTTGGCCAGTGCTACTTGTGCCTTACAACTTGCCCCCTTGGTcatgtatgaaagatccatacttGATGATGTCGTTGTTAATCCTCGAACCCAAAGCACCGGGAAATGATATTGATGTGTTCTTGCGTCCCCTAATACATGAGTTGACAGAACTATGGGAAGAGGGAATTCGTACGTATGATGCATACAAACGAGAATCGTTTCAATTGAGGGCAGCATTGCTCTGGACCATCATTGATTTTCCTGCAAATGCAAATCTTTCAGGCTGGAGCACAAAGGGTAAGATGGCATGCCCTACATGTAACTTAGAAACAGATTCACTATGGCTTGTGCATGGCCGaaacattgttatatgggtCATCGTCGGTGGTTGGTGCCAGATCATAgttggagaaggaaaaaaaatacttttaatg CTTTCTTACTGGTTAGATTTGGGATTGCGATATAACTTGGAcgtcatgcatattgaaaaaaatatttgtgattcAATCCTGGGAACCTTGATGAATATGGAAGGCAAAAGTAAGGACACCGCCAATGCGCGTAGGGATTTGGAAGATCTTGGACTaagaaaagaattacatttaCAGCATAATGGTAATCATACTTCTATGAGTCttgcatgttacatgttaaATGTAACTGAGCGAAGGAGTTTTTTTGCACGTTTGTCAGAAGTCAAATTTCCAGATGGTTTTGCCTCAAATATTGCCTGGTGTGTCAACATTACTGAAGGAAAAATCATGGGGATGAAGAGCCATGATTGTCAtatctttatgcaatatttgttACCAGTTGTTATTGGTGGGTACCTACGACCCAATATTAGGGGAGCTTTAATAGAGTTCTGCtcctttttcaaagaattatgtTCACGAACACTAGACATAATAGTGTTGCAACGGCTTCAAGCTAATGTCCCCATCATTCTTTGcaaattagaaatgatattcccaccgGCATTTTTCGATATCATGGTGCATCTTGCCATTCATCTTCCAGATGAGGCATTACTAGCAGGACATGTTCAGTACAGGTGGATGTACCCTTTCGAGAGGTATCTGGGTAAGTTCAAGCGATATGTCCGCAATAGAGCCCGTCCAGAAGGCTCAATTGCTAAGGCATATGTTCATGTCGAGTGCCTGACATTTTTCTCTATGTACCTTAATGATATCGAGACTAGATATAACCGAGAGGAATGGAACATTGACTTGGTTGGGCAAACATCTCAAGTGCCAAGTTTATTTGTTTTCTCCCAAAAG ATTGCCGAGTTGCATGCGAAGACTCCTCCTGAGGTGACCGATGACATATATGCATTAGCATGCGGTCCAGATCCACTAATTGCATCATATGTCGGTTGTATAATGAATGGAATTCAGTTTCACACGAAGGATCTCGAAGGGCATCGCCGCTCCCAAAACAATGGGGTTGTTGTTCATGCCCACCATGAAGGATTGCCAATTGACTTCTACGGTGTGTTGTAG